aggaagaaGCAGAAGCTGCACCAGCCCCCGCACCCGCTGCCGCCGAAACCAGGTCGTCCTCAAAAAGTTCCTCGAAGAAAGCAAAGAGGTCCGGTTCCAATGTCTTTTCCATGTTCTCCCAGGCTCAAGTAGCCGAATTCAAGGAAGCTTTCCAGCTAATGGACCACGACAAAGATGgtaaaaagaaatttgtaatgtaattagttttttttaatggttttcaTTTAGGTATTATTTCGAAGAGTGACTTGAGAGCCACTTGCGATGCCGTCGGTAAATTAGCGAGTGAAAAAGAACTAGACGAGATGATCAACGAAGCATCTGGACCAATCAACTTCACTCAATTACTGGGTTTGTTTGGTACCCGTATGGCCGATTCCGGTGGTACTGACGATGACGAAGTTGTCATTAAAGCCTTCAAATCGTTCGACGAGAATGGTACCATCGACGGCGATCGATTCCGTCACGCCCTTATGACCTGGGGAGACAAATTCACCGCCAAAGAATGCGACGACGCCTTCGACGCTATGGATATCGATGATAAC
This DNA window, taken from Diorhabda sublineata isolate icDioSubl1.1 chromosome 4, icDioSubl1.1, whole genome shotgun sequence, encodes the following:
- the LOC130442334 gene encoding myosin regulatory light chain 2 is translated as MADKEKKVKKKKKEEAEAAPAPAPAAAETRSSSKSSSKKAKRSGSNVFSMFSQAQVAEFKEAFQLMDHDKDGIISKSDLRATCDAVGKLASEKELDEMINEASGPINFTQLLGLFGTRMADSGGTDDDEVVIKAFKSFDENGTIDGDRFRHALMTWGDKFTAKECDDAFDAMDIDDNNRIDTQALITLLTAAEKEGEEEGEAA